A region from the Musa acuminata AAA Group cultivar baxijiao chromosome BXJ1-10, Cavendish_Baxijiao_AAA, whole genome shotgun sequence genome encodes:
- the LOC103968863 gene encoding uncharacterized protein LOC103968863, with amino-acid sequence MESVGSNSPPADPHSVYADRYNLAQHVADRIIRALRHPLRLIHRSDADFFVLGSTGNVYKVTLAAIPSCSCPDRTVPCKHVLFVILRVLGCSLDDACVWRRTLRPCQLARLLSTPMAPDVLAGARARERFYQLLPGANGTDHQTAIGREDDGAVCPICLEEMEGEAGLVTCGACGNSLHEECLARWKRSRGRRGVRCVMCRARWRKRRERELYVNLAAYVGEDDMVEDSGASCNGG; translated from the coding sequence ATGGAGTCCGTAGGTTCCAACTCCCCACCAGCCGATCCCCATTCTGTTTACGCTGACCGATATAACCTGGCCCAACATGTAGCCGACCGGATCATCCGTGCCCTGCGCCACCCTCTCCGCCTCATCCACCGCTCCGATGCCGACTTCTTCGTCTTGGGTTCCACCGGCAATGTGTACAAGGTGACCCTCGCAGCCATCCCATCCTGCTCCTGCCCCGACCGCACCGTGCCCTGCAAGCACGTCCTGTTCGTCATCCTCCGTGTCCTCGGTTGCTCCTTGGACGACGCATGCGTCTGGAGGCGGACGCTGAGGCCGTGCCAGCTCGCGCGCCTCCTGAGCACGCCGATGGCCCCGGACGTCTTGGCCGGCGCCCGGGCGCGCGAGAGGTTTTACCAGCTGTTGCCGGGCGCCAACGGGACGGACCATCAGACGGCCATCGGGAGGGAGGACGACGGGGCCGTGTGCCCGATATGCTTGGAGGAGATGGAAGGCGAAGCGGGACTGGTGACCTGCGGCGCGTGCGGGAACTCGCTGCATGAGGAGTGCCTGGCGAGGTGGAAGAGGAGCCGAGGGAGGAGGGGAGTGAGGTGCGTGATGTGCAGGgcgcggtggaggaagaggagggagcggGAGCTGTACGTGAACCTGGCAGCCTACGTCGGTGAGGACGACATGGTGGAGGATTCCGGGGCGTCATGCAACGGAGGTTAA